The window CTGAGCCGCTGGAGCGCTATCGCGGCGAGATTCTCGCCAGGCGAAAATCGGTGTTCGATCTGCTGCTCGAATATCCGGCCTGTGAATTGCCGTTCCACGTCTATCTGGAAATGCTCTCGCTGCTGGCGCCGCGTTATTATTCGATCTCGTCTTCGCCGTCGCTGGACCCGGTTCGTTGCAGCGTCACGGTCGGCGTGGTTGAAGGACCGGCCGCCTCGGGCCGCGGCACCTACAAGGGTATCTGCTCGAACTATCTCGCCAATCGGCGCGCGGGCGACGTGATCCATGCAACCGTGCGTGAGACCAAGGCCGGCTTCCGGCTCCCGGACGATCCGTCCGTGCCGATCGTCATGATCGGCCCGGGCACGGGACTGGCACCCTTCCGCGGCTTCCTCCAGGAGCGCGCCGCGCGAAAGTCCAAGGGCACCGCGCTCGGTCCGGCCATGCTGTTTTTCGGCTGCCGTCATCCCGATCAGGATTTTCTCTACGCGGAAGAGCTGAAGGCGCTGGTGGCGAGCGGCATCACCGAGCTGTTCACGGCGTTCTCGCGCGCGGAGGGCCCCAAGACCTATGTTCAGCACGTCCTCGCCGCGCAGAAGGACAAGGTCTGGCCGCTGATCGAGCAGGGCGCGATCGTTTATGTCTGTGGCGACGGCAGCAAGATGGAGCCCGACGTGAAGGCGGCGCTGGTCGCGATCCATCGCGAGAAGAGCGGCAGCGATGCCGCCACGGCTGCGCGCTGGATCGAGGAGATGGGCGCCAGGAATCGGTATGTGCTGGACGTCTGGGCGGGTGGATAATCCGGCGGCCGATCGTGCTAAAGCTCTCGCATGATTCCCTGGGAAAAGATCGATACCGCCAAAATCCCCGGCTCCGATGAAGAGCTTCGCCTGATGCGGCGAGGCAAGGAGTTCTCCATCAAGCTCGGCACCAACGAGCTGATGAACAACCGCTTGTCAGGCTCGGAAGCCGCGCTCGCCACGCTCGCGGCGAAGCAGATCGAGATGGTCGCAAAGCCTGTCGTCCTCATCGGCGGTCTGGGCATGGGTTTCACGCTGCGTGCGGCGCTGACCGTGCTGGGAGGCAAGGCGAAGATCGTGGTTTGCGAACTCGTGCCGGCGGTCGTCGCCTGGGCGCGGGGCCCGATGGCGCAGGTGTTCGGTGACAGTCTCGATGACGTCAGGGTGAGCATCCGGGAAACCGACGTTGGCGAAATCATCCGGGCGCGGCGGTCGGCCTTCGACGCCATTCTCCTCGACGTCGACAACGGGCCGGAAGGGCTGACCCGGAAGGGCAACGATGCGCTCTACAATGCGGGTGGGTTGAAGGCGGCGAAGACGGCGCTGCGGCCGGGAGGCGTGCTCGCGGTCTGGTCCTCGGGACCCAATCCGGCCTTCACCAAGCGGCTCGGGAATGCTGGCTTCGACGTCAACGAAGTCAACATTCGCGCCACCGGAAGAGGCGGTGGCGCGCGCCACGTGATCTGGATGGCCAGGAAGGGCTAGGCCGCCTGCCCAGCAACCGGTTCAGTCCGTCAGAACATCGTGTTGTTGTTCGCCGGATT of the Bradyrhizobium sp. WSM1417 genome contains:
- a CDS encoding spermidine synthase, whose product is MIPWEKIDTAKIPGSDEELRLMRRGKEFSIKLGTNELMNNRLSGSEAALATLAAKQIEMVAKPVVLIGGLGMGFTLRAALTVLGGKAKIVVCELVPAVVAWARGPMAQVFGDSLDDVRVSIRETDVGEIIRARRSAFDAILLDVDNGPEGLTRKGNDALYNAGGLKAAKTALRPGGVLAVWSSGPNPAFTKRLGNAGFDVNEVNIRATGRGGGARHVIWMARKG